The genome window TACCAATTGTTGTGATATAATTTACATTATTACCTATAGTACTATTTATCTTTATTATTTGAGAATTAATTAAACTCACATTCAATGCCCTAGAATTTATCAAGGTTACTGAACCGTTTTCAACTATTAGATTACGTATTATACTATTAACAAACGTAGCGTTATGACCAACTATTATAGCATTATCTATAAATTCATTGAAGGCTATAGTACCATTGAATGCACGCACATACACATATGGTAAGACTACGAATTGGCTCGAAGGCGATAGTGGATTTATGGATAAGGTATTCACGTCTAGCGTAGCAGGGAAACTCGTAGGAATTCCATCCGCTGATATCCCTTCCACGTAAACATACCAATAACCAGATATACCATAAGTAGAATATCCTAAGGAGTTAGAAGATGATCCACTGGGGATTTGTAATTTACCGATCCAACTGCCGTTAAAGTATGTTAGAGGTACACTATATTGTAGTTGTAAGTTGTCAAACTGGCTAGAAAGATAAGAAGGAACAATAATAGCGGAAAATGAGCCACATTTGACCTCAGTACCATTAGGATAAGTAATATTAGCTATTATGTAAATCTGTTGGTTTTGGTATACGATACTGGTATTGGGTATTATTCTAACCTTAACATTAAGTGAATAAGGAGACACGTAAATTTGAGTTACACCTATGCCTTTCGCAGTAAAGTTAGAAGCGTTGTAAATTGCCTTAGCTACAACATAATAGTATCCGGGCTTCAATTTTGGCAAGGTAATTTGGGTTATATATATTAAAGTATTTTGATAAGTGATTGCATTTACGGGTATAGAGTAAACTTCGGCACCGGATATGTTATAGAAACTTACCGTAACGTTTGGCGATCCCGTTGCTAAGGCTTCGGCAAGTATAGTAACGTTTTGACCAGGAGAGACTACAACTGGGTTTGTGAAGATTGGAGGATATACTGCATCAAGAATATATATTCCGCTAACGAATTCATCGAAACCAAATACATTCGGTATTTTAATAAAGTAGACACCACTTACAATAGTACTTGGCAACTGATAGACCCCAGTAAGGTAACCAAATTGTATTTGTATACCTAAAACGGAAAGGTTTATCACTGGAGTTCTTTGCAATAGAACACTTGAAACAATTGACATCTTGTTGTCTATCTGATCATATTTATATATTATAGCTGTAAGATTTGGAGGATTCTTTACCAGAGAACCGTTAGGATATATAAGTTGAACCACTATAGGAACGGATTCAGGTTGTGGGAATAATGCAATAGGGGGAAAGATGAATTGGGCCTGATAGCCAATAGTAACGTAAGTATCACCTTCCAAATTATCAGCTTTTACTATTACCTCTTGTATACCACTTCCACTTGCAATAAACTTGCCAACCCAATAAGTTCCATTAAATGATAATGGGAACTGCTGAATAACAGAACTGCCATTAAAAACCATTCCAATTACGCTTGATGGCATTATTCCGGAAATATTAGCGACTACTTTTACGACTTGTCCATCTAAATATGTACTATTATAGACTGCAACAGCAATAGTAGGGGAATGCATTACTTTAGGTAGTAATTGATACAGATATCCAGCATTTATTGACCCTAAACCAGTTACAGGATTTAACTCAGAGGAGTTAACATAATAAGGTGTATTATATCCAAACCTTATAGGCGTTAATGCGCTTGTATTTCTCAGCTCATAAAGGTAAGGATTTACAAATCCCAACCTACCATATTCTTGAGTCATTAAGTCAATAATCCCGCTAACTACTGGTGTAGCTAACGATGTACCTCCAACTAGGTAAGTTTGATTGTAGTAATATAAGATAAAAACACCAGTATATGGATTGGCATCAGCTACAACATCCGGAACTAATCTAAAACCATTACTGCCTTGATACGAAGGTGCTGGGAACAGTGTACTATATCCTCCAGTGGTAGCCCCTAGAACACTTTCCCCGCTCCACGCTGTCTCAATAGTCTTATTTCCTGAGATGTAAACAGATGAACCACCTACTGCTAAAACATAAGGTATCGAAGCTGGGAATATTACGGAACCTTGTGGAGCTAAGAAGTAATTATAACCATTTCCGCCTGCGTCACCAGATGCTGCGGTGAAAGTAATTCCCTCTACTTCACCTAGCCAGTATTCATACATTAACGAGTTGACATATGAAAGAGGAATTAGCCCTAAATCTACGTAAAGTTCAGGGATACCAAAGCTCTGTGATAGGACATTTACCTCATTTTGCTGAACTATATATGCTATAATTGCAGGAAGAGGAATATTTGGATTAGCGACGTATAAAACAATTCCAGCATCGGGAGCTATAATATGTGCATACTCGATATCTAACGAGATCTCCATTGCCCAGCCTGTTGTTATACCATCATTAGGATTATAAGCCCCTATAGGAACGATTTTAAAGAACGGAGGATTAGAAATATTGTATTGTTTATCAAATTCTTCTAATTGTTGCTGAATGTATGGGTCACCGTAAAAATCCAATACTCCTATAACAGTGCCTTTTCCAGTTATATTATGGGCATGTAGCCAAGTAATATTATAGGCATCAAGTAATTGACTAGGCGCTAAAGCATTATATGCTACTGCTTGTGTAATGTTATAGAGCGTCGTAGGTTTATTTAGAATTAATGAAGTAATATTGGTACCTATTACAATAGCGTTTGGAATAACTGGAGATCCGGAAAACTCATAGAATTTCTTCCCATCAAATTCATAAACATAGAATTTTCCATTTAACACTTTTTCTAACTTGGAAACGGTTCCGCTAGCTAATATCACATTCATATAGCTAGCTGCAGATATATTTAATTGCCTTAACTGAGATAAGGTTCTTGAAATTTCCTCAGTTGGAATGAAAAGCTTCTCCACTTGACTCTGATTTAATACAATATGTTGCTGAACATACTGTTGTAAAAGTGTTAAATTATTAGGTGGAAAAACTATAGCTACAGTTAAGTAATAGTTTGGAGATAATGTAGAGATGGATTGGTTATTTATATTTGTCATAATCAATGGTAGAACGATACCACTTAAGGTTAAAATCAATAAAAATGTACTCCATATCATTAAAGTAAGATGTATTTTCTGAGTGTATATAATTTTTCCCAAGCTTCTTATGCTATTTAACTCCCCAGTTAAAACCAAGAATGAGGAAAGGACCTCATAAACCTACACATTTGGTAATACATCTAATAAATTCAATGTCAGTATGGGGATTTCTTTTATCTTGATATAAACTAAAAAATACTAAGATAGTATTAAACTAACATTAACCCCATTAAAATATATTATATTGTGCTAAAGTAGAAGAAAAATAGCACTTTTCCTAATCAAGTGAAGAGGAATATAGAATTTATTGCACGTGAGATAAAGGGAAAGCGAGAGTGAGTCAATTCAAGTAAACAAGTAAACGAGTATACAAACAAACTGGGTAGTCCAAGTAAGATTTAGAACTCGTTTGAGATCCCTCTCCCCTCATCTCAGTCGAGGAAAGAGAGATCATCTCGTCTGCAAACTCCCTCAACTTGATCCTCCGACGAGATGAGAGAATAAACCAAGCATTAACTATGAGATACGAGATGAGGACGATAACCAACTCCTTCCTCACGTCACAAGTCCTCGTCCTTATCCTAAAGCTCTCAAGGGAACGAAATGCAGTCTCTATTCCCCACCTCCTCCTATACATCTCAGCCAAGAAAATGGCCTCGTACTCCGAAACCCTACTCCTCACCAAAAACGAGACTAACCTATCTCCCTCCCTCAAGATAACCAAATAAGCTCCAGAACGATGCCTCTTAACCAAGAAACCCGTATAGGTTACCCCAGCGTAGGTTACATTAATCTCCTCCAACTCCTTGAGGTAATTCTTATACATGTTCAACCTAGCTGCTATGACGAAGTCAACTCCCCTCTCCACGAGGAACGAGAGTACCTCGTTCACGGCGAACTCCCTATCGGCGAAGATAATTGTTAGCTTGAATCCCAGCTCCTTGACTTGTCTCTCGAGGTTTGTGAAGATTTCCTTGAAGTTCTTTGTTACGTTCTTCTCGGTAACGGGTTGGACGCTTATGAATCCCTTAACTCTTCCCATGAGGTAGATCGCTATTTGGACTAGTCCATAGGTTGTGCCCTTGGTTGGTTTTATTCTCGCTAGTAAGTTCTTTGATTTGTGGTATTGTGGTATTGCGTGGAAGTCCACTGCTACCCTCTTGTCCCTGACCTTGAGGAGTTTTTTAGCCTGTTCCTCTATTGCGCTTATCACGTTTTCAGCTTTCACCGAGTTTAGGGCGTTGAGCGCGTATTTTCCCTCGTTTCCAAGCTCGCTTAAGTATCTTCCTCTAGCTTTCAAGAGTGCTCTCAAGATCTTTTTTACCTTCTCATCTGGGAGAGAAAGGAATATTAGGGAGAAAAGGGATAATAAATTCTTGAAGGCGGACCTAACGTAAGTTCTATTATGGTCTGTTGTACTGGTCATACGTTAGGTTCGCCTTCCTTATATACAAACTTTTCTCCTATTTTACATTTTGAAATTTAGCCTTATTGTATTTTATTTAATGCGTAATTTTCGCTAAAAACGAAATCCCCATACTGATGTAACGACTTAATATAACTTAATAAGTTATGTGAAGCACTTGTCCACTAAAGTAAATTATCGTTTTAGGAAGCTCGGTAACTGTTTATAAAAGATCATCAACAAAATAAACTTCATTTTTTAATGCTAAAATGTGAACAGTGATTTTAAAACTCCATATTAGAGATAGATTTTATGCAAAAGATACCAGAAGATGGAGAAGTAATTAAATTTGAAAATGGAAAATGGATTGTACCTAACAACCCAATAATTCTATACGTTGAAGGGGATGGGATAGGACCAGAAATAACACACGCTGCAATGAAGGTCATAGATAAAGCAGTTGAAAAAGCTTATGGATCTAGTAGAAAAATTAAATGGGTAGAAGCTCTAGCTGGAGACAAGGCAGAAAAACTAACCGGAAATAGATTCCCTAAAGAGACAGAGGAATTGATAGAGAAGTATAGGGTCTTATTAAAAGGACCTTTGGAAACACCAATAGGCAAAGGATGGAAATCTATTAACGTTGCAATCAGATTAATGTTGGATCTTTACGCAAATATTAGGCCAGTAAAATACATTCCGGGTATAGAGAGTCCCATTAAGAACGCTGATAAGATTGATATGATAATATTTAGGGAAAATACTGATGATTTATACAGAGGAATAGAGTATCCTTATGATAGTGAACAAGCTAAAAAAATTAGAGATTTCCTCGAAAAAGAGTTAGGGGTGGAGATAGAGGACGACACTGGCATTGGTATAAAAGTTATTAGTAAGTTTAAGACGCAAAGGATTGCAAGAATGGCCATAAAATACGCTATAGAACATAAACGAAAGAAAGTTACGATAATGCACAAAGGTAATGTGATGAAATACACTGAAGGGGCATTTAGAGAATGGTCATATGAGGTTGCAACAAAAGAGTTCAGAGATTACGTTGTTACTGAAGAAGAGATTACGAAGAACTACAATGGAGTACCTCCATCTGGGAAAGTTATAATAAATGATAGAATAGCCGATAATATGTTCCAACAGATAATTACTAGACCAGACGAATATGATATAATATTAGCGCCTAATGTAAATGGGGATTACATATCAGATGCAGCAGGCGC of Sulfolobus sp. E5-1-F contains these proteins:
- a CDS encoding S53 family peptidase, with the protein product MIWSTFLLILTLSGIVLPLIMTNINNQSISTLSPNYYLTVAIVFPPNNLTLLQQYVQQHIVLNQSQVEKLFIPTEEISRTLSQLRQLNISAASYMNVILASGTVSKLEKVLNGKFYVYEFDGKKFYEFSGSPVIPNAIVIGTNITSLILNKPTTLYNITQAVAYNALAPSQLLDAYNITWLHAHNITGKGTVIGVLDFYGDPYIQQQLEEFDKQYNISNPPFFKIVPIGAYNPNDGITTGWAMEISLDIEYAHIIAPDAGIVLYVANPNIPLPAIIAYIVQQNEVNVLSQSFGIPELYVDLGLIPLSYVNSLMYEYWLGEVEGITFTAASGDAGGNGYNYFLAPQGSVIFPASIPYVLAVGGSSVYISGNKTIETAWSGESVLGATTGGYSTLFPAPSYQGSNGFRLVPDVVADANPYTGVFILYYYNQTYLVGGTSLATPVVSGIIDLMTQEYGRLGFVNPYLYELRNTSALTPIRFGYNTPYYVNSSELNPVTGLGSINAGYLYQLLPKVMHSPTIAVAVYNSTYLDGQVVKVVANISGIMPSSVIGMVFNGSSVIQQFPLSFNGTYWVGKFIASGSGIQEVIVKADNLEGDTYVTIGYQAQFIFPPIALFPQPESVPIVVQLIYPNGSLVKNPPNLTAIIYKYDQIDNKMSIVSSVLLQRTPVINLSVLGIQIQFGYLTGVYQLPSTIVSGVYFIKIPNVFGFDEFVSGIYILDAVYPPIFTNPVVVSPGQNVTILAEALATGSPNVTVSFYNISGAEVYSIPVNAITYQNTLIYITQITLPKLKPGYYYVVAKAIYNASNFTAKGIGVTQIYVSPYSLNVKVRIIPNTSIVYQNQQIYIIANITYPNGTEVKCGSFSAIIVPSYLSSQFDNLQLQYSVPLTYFNGSWIGKLQIPSGSSSNSLGYSTYGISGYWYVYVEGISADGIPTSFPATLDVNTLSINPLSPSSQFVVLPYVYVRAFNGTIAFNEFIDNAIIVGHNATFVNSIIRNLIVENGSVTLINSRALNVSLINSQIIKINSTIGNNVNYITTIGSNYIKSGYLSVGNPILIIIGVALDIVTIIILILIRIRRKKFI
- a CDS encoding transposase, whose amino-acid sequence is MTSTTDHNRTYVRSAFKNLLSLFSLIFLSLPDEKVKKILRALLKARGRYLSELGNEGKYALNALNSVKAENVISAIEEQAKKLLKVRDKRVAVDFHAIPQYHKSKNLLARIKPTKGTTYGLVQIAIYLMGRVKGFISVQPVTEKNVTKNFKEIFTNLERQVKELGFKLTIIFADREFAVNEVLSFLVERGVDFVIAARLNMYKNYLKELEEINVTYAGVTYTGFLVKRHRSGAYLVILREGDRLVSFLVRSRVSEYEAIFLAEMYRRRWGIETAFRSLESFRIRTRTCDVRKELVIVLISYLIVNAWFILSSRRRIKLREFADEMISLSSTEMRGEGSQTSSKSYLDYPVCLYTRLLVYLN
- a CDS encoding NADP-dependent isocitrate dehydrogenase; protein product: MQKIPEDGEVIKFENGKWIVPNNPIILYVEGDGIGPEITHAAMKVIDKAVEKAYGSSRKIKWVEALAGDKAEKLTGNRFPKETEELIEKYRVLLKGPLETPIGKGWKSINVAIRLMLDLYANIRPVKYIPGIESPIKNADKIDMIIFRENTDDLYRGIEYPYDSEQAKKIRDFLEKELGVEIEDDTGIGIKVISKFKTQRIARMAIKYAIEHKRKKVTIMHKGNVMKYTEGAFREWSYEVATKEFRDYVVTEEEITKNYNGVPPSGKVIINDRIADNMFQQIITRPDEYDIILAPNVNGDYISDAAGALVGNIGMLGGANIGDTGGMFEAIHGTAPKYAGKNVANPTGIIKGGELMLRFMGWDKAADLIDSAIMESIKQKKVTQDLARFMGVRALSTTEYTDELISIIDTIS